Proteins encoded together in one Rubripirellula reticaptiva window:
- a CDS encoding suppressor of fused domain protein yields the protein MGDKTGLTPLLPFADWKFRDYEDSNWGWPQQWLRSMAQYPQQHDAWLGGSFALVANGEPPQPLASNTAFTTLLMLADQSLTNDTGDKIWLYCMTPLYTEERQLEIDEGIPALLNAFDAHDTPMIVDMNRKNVALE from the coding sequence ATGGGCGACAAAACAGGCCTGACTCCTTTGCTGCCCTTCGCCGACTGGAAGTTCCGCGACTACGAAGATTCTAACTGGGGATGGCCACAACAATGGCTGCGATCAATGGCTCAGTATCCCCAGCAACACGACGCATGGCTGGGTGGTTCCTTCGCACTAGTCGCCAATGGCGAGCCACCGCAGCCACTGGCCTCCAACACAGCCTTCACGACCCTGTTAATGTTGGCCGACCAATCGCTTACCAACGACACCGGCGACAAGATCTGGCTCTATTGTATGACACCGCTTTACACCGAAGAACGGCAACTCGAAATAGACGAAGGAATCCCAGCTCTGCTAAACGCATTCGATGCCCACGACACTCCGATGATCGTCGACATGAACCGCAAAAATGTCGCCTTGGAATAG
- a CDS encoding type II toxin-antitoxin system RelE/ParE family toxin yields the protein MAKKQSGVTQIHLTDRALRDIEGIRVYSVKEFVKRVATQCVASLEVALTHISENAELLHGETDFDAKFQFYSAGKHLLICDRQPNGIFVLTVLHGSMDVPTRFAELQPTLVAEVRPLHPKLM from the coding sequence GTGGCCAAGAAGCAATCTGGCGTGACCCAAATTCACCTGACCGATAGGGCGCTTCGAGACATCGAAGGCATACGCGTCTATTCAGTCAAGGAGTTTGTTAAACGAGTAGCCACGCAGTGCGTCGCGAGCCTAGAAGTGGCGTTGACACACATCAGCGAGAACGCTGAGCTACTTCACGGCGAAACGGACTTCGATGCTAAGTTTCAGTTCTATTCCGCTGGCAAGCATTTACTCATTTGTGACCGCCAGCCGAATGGCATCTTCGTGTTGACGGTGCTACATGGCTCGATGGACGTCCCAACGAGGTTCGCCGAGCTACAGCCAACTCTCGTTGCCGAGGTCAGACCGTTGCACCCGAAATTGATGTAG
- a CDS encoding ribbon-helix-helix domain-containing protein: MANTLNLSLTDELRAFVDANSGDGTLYATPSEYVRDLLRQQKVRQEAHAAREAILDGYQDAIAGRTHEFKGDLDSLLKKVR; encoded by the coding sequence ATGGCCAATACGCTTAATCTCTCACTGACCGATGAGCTTCGAGCATTCGTCGATGCCAATTCCGGGGACGGCACACTCTACGCCACTCCCAGCGAATACGTTCGCGACCTACTGCGACAGCAAAAGGTACGACAAGAAGCGCACGCGGCACGAGAAGCTATCCTGGATGGATACCAGGATGCGATTGCAGGTCGCACGCATGAATTCAAGGGCGATTTAGATTCGTTGCTCAAGAAAGTTCGCTAG
- a CDS encoding cysteine hydrolase family protein, translated as MSRALLVIDVQREYFDGAFPITHPDGHLERILSVMDFAAEAKIPTAVIRHHQPSPDSPIFQKNSDMWQLHAEVEKRPRQVLIDKQLPGSFTGTNLGDWLRQIGAEIVTIAGYMTQMCCDTTARQAFHRGYKVEFLRDATGTLAVENQGGKVTAEQLHTATLVAQQMFISEVIDCDAWFARCKTSE; from the coding sequence ATGTCGCGAGCTTTGTTAGTGATTGATGTTCAACGCGAGTACTTCGACGGCGCGTTCCCAATCACGCACCCCGACGGTCACTTAGAACGCATTTTGTCGGTCATGGACTTTGCCGCCGAGGCGAAAATTCCGACGGCGGTGATCCGGCATCATCAACCTAGTCCCGATTCGCCGATCTTTCAAAAAAATTCCGACATGTGGCAACTGCATGCGGAAGTCGAGAAGCGTCCGCGACAAGTTCTGATTGACAAGCAGTTGCCGGGATCGTTCACCGGAACCAACTTGGGCGACTGGCTGCGTCAGATCGGTGCCGAGATCGTTACCATTGCCGGCTACATGACGCAGATGTGTTGTGACACGACAGCGAGACAAGCGTTTCACCGCGGCTATAAAGTCGAATTTCTACGCGATGCCACAGGCACGTTAGCCGTTGAAAACCAGGGTGGTAAAGTGACGGCCGAACAACTGCACACGGCAACCTTGGTGGCTCAGCAAATGTTCATCAGCGAAGTCATTGACTGCGATGCTTGGTTCGCTCGCTGTAAGACCAGCGAATGA
- a CDS encoding molybdopterin molybdotransferase MoeA, with amino-acid sequence MAGKFAFDHPDEALRAIAEKLSVVGIEKCVDIQDGGGRVLARSVMADRDSPAADVSAMDGYAVRISQLQLDAPVIVVGQSVPGGPPPAMPAEGVVQVFTGAIIPSGAEAVVKREDTDENIAEGDGQIRFHSVAMQTSMGENIRRAGENASAGKSVLPPGKLMTAADKAVAVNFGCFENDFHTPVKVGVITTGDEVGLFVNECPQPWQLQNSNRFALDGLLENKPWIERCLNEHCRDDKQSLAEGLVKAIAMCDVVLMTGGVSMGDYDYVPDVVRDVGGEVVFHGLPIRPGKPILGAVTGEGKLILGLPGNPVSATIGCRRMALPLIAKISGQTDWLPKQAVVELDAAGSKTLPLHWMRLARLTDHGKAVVVESRGSGDLVSMAQSDGFVEVAATEPGGTCSAAGPWPFYPW; translated from the coding sequence ATGGCCGGTAAGTTTGCGTTTGATCATCCCGACGAAGCACTGCGAGCGATTGCCGAGAAGTTGTCGGTCGTAGGAATCGAAAAGTGCGTGGATATCCAAGATGGCGGCGGGCGAGTTTTGGCTCGGTCGGTGATGGCTGACCGGGACAGTCCAGCGGCTGATGTTTCGGCGATGGACGGTTATGCGGTCCGGATCAGCCAATTGCAGTTGGATGCACCGGTAATTGTCGTCGGGCAGTCGGTTCCGGGCGGTCCACCGCCGGCGATGCCCGCCGAGGGAGTTGTGCAGGTTTTTACGGGAGCGATCATCCCCAGCGGTGCCGAAGCGGTTGTGAAACGTGAAGACACGGATGAAAACATAGCAGAAGGTGACGGGCAGATTCGCTTTCACTCCGTCGCGATGCAGACATCGATGGGCGAGAACATCCGACGCGCGGGCGAAAATGCGTCGGCGGGGAAATCCGTCCTTCCGCCCGGCAAACTAATGACGGCGGCCGACAAAGCCGTTGCAGTCAACTTCGGATGCTTCGAAAATGATTTTCATACACCGGTCAAAGTGGGCGTCATCACGACAGGTGACGAAGTCGGTTTGTTCGTCAATGAATGTCCCCAACCGTGGCAGTTGCAAAACAGTAACCGGTTTGCGCTGGATGGCTTGTTGGAAAATAAGCCGTGGATCGAGCGCTGTTTGAACGAGCATTGCCGAGACGACAAACAGTCGCTGGCCGAAGGGCTCGTCAAAGCGATTGCGATGTGCGATGTCGTGCTGATGACGGGCGGAGTCTCGATGGGCGACTATGACTACGTTCCGGACGTCGTCCGCGACGTGGGCGGCGAAGTCGTCTTTCACGGATTGCCCATTCGCCCAGGGAAACCGATCCTGGGTGCGGTAACAGGCGAAGGAAAGCTGATTCTCGGTTTGCCTGGTAATCCCGTCAGCGCCACCATTGGATGTCGCCGGATGGCGTTGCCGCTGATCGCGAAAATCAGCGGGCAAACGGATTGGTTGCCCAAGCAGGCTGTGGTCGAACTCGATGCGGCAGGTTCGAAGACGCTGCCGCTGCACTGGATGAGGCTAGCTCGCTTGACTGATCATGGCAAAGCCGTCGTCGTTGAAAGTCGAGGCTCAGGTGACCTCGTCTCGATGGCACAAAGCGATGGTTTTGTCGAAGTCGCAGCGACTGAACCTGGCGGCACTTGCAGCGCCGCTGGCCCATGGCCGTTTTACCCGTGGTAA
- the mobA gene encoding molybdenum cofactor guanylyltransferase, with product MSERLLGVVLCGGRSSRMGRDKSALPYSSGGSSGGTFLSHAIDRMNRVCDEVVISGNAIFPPYVSIPDPVAHRGPVVGISAALAFAAGKDFEACFFIPVDVPDFSINDLQQLKSTWRETGQTTLAVSDRTEPLIGIYSVSNLPEINRLAASEDRSLFRFFRRDAVPHSTVSIDPLRCRNINTPEDLEHHGR from the coding sequence ATGAGCGAGCGTTTGCTTGGTGTCGTGCTGTGTGGTGGACGTTCCTCGCGAATGGGACGTGACAAGTCGGCTCTGCCCTATTCCAGCGGCGGTTCCAGCGGCGGCACATTTTTGAGTCATGCGATCGATCGAATGAATCGAGTCTGTGACGAGGTCGTGATCAGCGGCAATGCGATTTTTCCGCCGTACGTGTCGATTCCCGATCCGGTCGCGCATCGTGGTCCGGTGGTTGGCATTTCCGCAGCGCTCGCATTTGCGGCCGGTAAAGACTTCGAGGCCTGTTTCTTTATTCCTGTCGATGTGCCCGATTTCAGCATCAACGATCTACAGCAATTGAAGTCGACTTGGCGTGAAACCGGGCAAACAACGCTTGCGGTTTCGGATCGGACTGAACCGCTGATTGGCATCTATTCGGTTTCAAACCTGCCCGAAATTAATCGCTTGGCTGCGAGTGAAGATCGCAGTCTTTTTCGTTTCTTTAGACGCGATGCAGTGCCTCACTCGACTGTGTCGATCGATCCCCTTCGATGTCGCAATATCAATACACCCGAAGACTTGGAACACCATGGCCGGTAA
- a CDS encoding carboxymuconolactone decarboxylase family protein: MIPKPYKQMHQSYPELMQAYESFGKAAKEAGPLSEREVSLVKLAVSLGAGLEGAAHSHCRKALEAGCTPDDLRHVAVVTAPTVGFPTMMRSRSWVEDVIKKQSQ, translated from the coding sequence ATGATCCCCAAGCCATACAAGCAAATGCATCAGAGTTATCCTGAATTGATGCAAGCGTACGAGTCGTTTGGAAAAGCAGCCAAAGAGGCTGGGCCACTTTCGGAACGCGAAGTATCTCTGGTCAAGTTGGCCGTCTCGTTGGGCGCGGGACTCGAGGGAGCCGCCCATTCGCATTGCCGTAAAGCTCTTGAAGCTGGCTGCACCCCTGATGACCTGCGGCACGTTGCCGTGGTCACAGCGCCGACGGTTGGTTTTCCGACCATGATGCGATCTCGGTCTTGGGTTGAAGACGTCATCAAGAAACAGTCCCAATGA
- the cobA gene encoding uroporphyrinogen-III C-methyltransferase — protein MNHSNPLGKVHLIGAGPGDPGLLTLRGAELLRRSDVVLYDGLSNTDLLVHAAAARHICVGKHGQTRIWTQSEIIDEMLTHARAGKVVSRLKGGDPAVFARTAEEVDALRAAGIEFEIVPGITAALAAGSFAGIPITHRGLASAVALVTGHEEPDKTESALDWDALARFPGTLVIYMGVTTAAVWSGALMAAGKPPGTPVALVRRCSLPDQQTVHCRLDEVADRMTPASKFRPPAIVIIGPVTGLAESMDWVTRRPLFGQTVMVSRPIDQAESMAMSLRDLGADVIIQPAIEIVPPDDWTDVDAAIADLANFDVVVFCSHNGVRYFLDRLGEIGYDMRSLAGLRIAVVGSKTAETLASYHLRADLVPTDFRAESLAADLASDVHNQRVLLVRASRGRNVLPEQLTTAGAKVTQVVAYQNRDVESADPAIVARVAAGTVDWVTVTSSASGESLHRMFGQSLHQCKLASLSPITSKALQDLGYSIAAEADPYTIESLIQSITQSQSES, from the coding sequence ATGAACCACTCAAACCCCCTTGGGAAAGTCCATTTGATCGGCGCAGGCCCCGGCGATCCGGGGCTGCTGACGCTGCGCGGCGCCGAGCTGCTGCGTCGGTCGGATGTCGTTTTGTACGATGGACTTAGCAACACTGACTTGCTTGTCCACGCGGCCGCTGCACGCCATATTTGCGTCGGAAAGCATGGTCAGACGCGGATTTGGACGCAGTCCGAAATCATTGACGAAATGTTGACTCACGCCAGGGCAGGAAAGGTCGTTTCCCGGCTGAAGGGGGGGGATCCGGCTGTTTTCGCTCGTACGGCCGAGGAAGTTGATGCCTTACGAGCCGCTGGAATTGAGTTTGAAATTGTCCCCGGCATCACGGCCGCTTTGGCCGCAGGGTCGTTTGCCGGTATCCCGATCACCCACCGTGGGCTGGCGTCGGCGGTTGCATTGGTGACCGGGCACGAAGAACCGGACAAGACCGAGTCGGCACTCGACTGGGACGCATTGGCGCGGTTTCCCGGAACGCTGGTGATTTACATGGGTGTGACAACGGCTGCGGTTTGGAGCGGTGCCTTGATGGCGGCCGGGAAACCGCCCGGCACGCCAGTCGCGCTGGTGCGGCGATGCAGTCTTCCCGACCAGCAGACGGTTCATTGCCGGCTGGACGAGGTAGCGGATCGGATGACACCGGCTAGCAAGTTCCGTCCTCCCGCGATTGTGATCATTGGACCGGTCACGGGACTCGCCGAGTCAATGGACTGGGTCACGCGTCGGCCACTGTTCGGACAAACGGTGATGGTCAGCCGTCCAATCGATCAAGCGGAATCGATGGCCATGTCGCTGCGTGACTTGGGCGCCGACGTGATCATTCAGCCGGCAATCGAAATCGTACCGCCCGACGATTGGACCGACGTCGATGCGGCGATCGCAGACCTGGCAAACTTTGACGTCGTCGTCTTTTGCAGCCACAACGGTGTTCGGTACTTCTTGGATCGCTTGGGCGAAATCGGCTACGACATGCGGTCGTTGGCAGGGTTGCGAATTGCGGTCGTAGGATCGAAAACTGCCGAGACGCTTGCCAGCTATCACTTGCGTGCTGATCTGGTCCCCACGGACTTTCGTGCCGAGTCGCTAGCGGCGGACTTAGCATCGGATGTGCACAATCAGAGAGTGTTGTTGGTTCGCGCCAGTCGTGGCCGAAATGTGTTGCCAGAACAACTAACCACGGCGGGCGCGAAGGTCACTCAGGTCGTCGCCTATCAAAATCGTGATGTTGAGTCGGCCGATCCGGCGATCGTTGCACGTGTTGCGGCGGGGACCGTCGACTGGGTTACCGTCACCAGCAGTGCGTCCGGCGAGAGCTTGCACCGCATGTTTGGTCAATCGTTGCACCAATGCAAACTCGCCAGTCTGTCGCCGATCACATCGAAGGCGCTGCAAGACCTTGGTTACTCGATTGCCGCCGAAGCCGATCCCTACACCATCGAATCGTTGATCCAGTCCATCACTCAATCGCAAAGCGAATCATGA
- the rpsT gene encoding 30S ribosomal protein S20 codes for MPNTDSAKKRLRQNEKLRVSNRAKRSTLRGQLRRVRDAVKAGDVATAQTELRVAQKKIDQAAAKNLLHKNTADRTKSRLNKMVKAIAS; via the coding sequence ATGCCAAATACCGATAGTGCGAAGAAGCGTCTCCGCCAAAACGAAAAACTCCGCGTCTCGAACCGCGCCAAGCGCAGCACGCTACGTGGCCAACTTCGCCGTGTCCGTGACGCCGTTAAGGCTGGCGATGTAGCGACGGCGCAAACCGAGCTGCGTGTTGCCCAAAAGAAAATCGACCAGGCCGCAGCCAAGAACCTGCTGCACAAGAACACGGCCGATCGCACCAAGAGCCGTCTGAACAAGATGGTCAAAGCGATCGCATCCTAG
- a CDS encoding VWA domain-containing protein: MPEPLRLTEAPPTHRQRLSSFVVSLLLHLVIAVLMALIIRTTVIRKPIVLEFSAAIESADQADESIALVKPATLPAKVSSQNVVAEVTATEPEPPSPESLVQPVSQAMKADLDPRIDFFGAQASGDHFVFVLDNSLSMDARDGERYQRACRELLRSVKGLRSHQSYSVFLFSWETAAMYHEAKPRYRSATGEHLAELRQWVTRASLGPGTDPRRALALASHMHPDAVFLLTDGDFNEPDQLRRDSGWVDEDGNPYTESFDLAIEHLFVDQEIPVHAIAFENPFAKGRLQEIADQTGGTYRYVKTSDHAPVNLSRLQKEVEKIEQRNRQELTRIRSARNLIRDGELAMAEYVLRPVDSEKLTRQQDRERLSEVQSILMDELGQVRLEDFTEK, translated from the coding sequence ATGCCCGAACCACTGCGATTGACTGAAGCACCACCGACACATCGTCAGCGACTGTCGTCATTCGTGGTGTCGTTGCTGCTGCATCTCGTGATCGCGGTCTTGATGGCTCTGATCATTCGCACCACGGTCATCCGCAAGCCAATCGTCCTTGAATTTTCGGCCGCAATTGAATCTGCGGACCAGGCGGATGAGTCGATCGCACTGGTCAAGCCAGCAACTCTGCCGGCTAAAGTTTCGTCCCAAAATGTCGTCGCAGAGGTCACAGCGACCGAGCCCGAACCACCGTCGCCTGAATCGCTGGTTCAGCCCGTCTCGCAAGCCATGAAGGCGGATTTGGACCCTCGAATCGACTTCTTTGGTGCGCAAGCCAGCGGCGACCATTTCGTTTTCGTGCTCGACAACTCGCTTAGCATGGATGCCCGTGATGGCGAGCGATACCAGCGAGCTTGCCGAGAACTACTTCGCTCGGTCAAAGGTCTCCGTTCGCATCAGTCGTATAGCGTGTTTCTGTTCAGTTGGGAAACAGCGGCGATGTATCACGAAGCTAAGCCGCGGTATCGCAGCGCCACGGGCGAACACCTTGCTGAACTTCGTCAGTGGGTCACCCGGGCAAGTCTTGGTCCCGGCACGGATCCAAGGCGAGCACTTGCCCTGGCTAGCCACATGCATCCTGACGCAGTTTTTTTATTGACTGACGGTGACTTCAACGAGCCCGATCAGCTTCGCCGTGACAGTGGCTGGGTTGATGAAGATGGCAATCCCTATACGGAATCGTTCGATTTGGCCATCGAGCACCTGTTCGTAGATCAAGAGATCCCTGTTCACGCGATTGCCTTTGAAAATCCATTCGCCAAAGGTCGATTGCAAGAGATCGCGGATCAGACCGGCGGCACTTACCGTTATGTCAAAACGAGCGATCACGCGCCGGTCAATTTGTCTCGCTTGCAGAAGGAAGTGGAGAAAATCGAACAACGAAATCGGCAAGAATTGACGCGGATCCGTTCGGCTCGGAATCTGATTCGCGACGGCGAATTGGCAATGGCCGAATACGTCCTTCGTCCCGTCGATTCTGAAAAGTTAACGCGACAACAAGATCGCGAACGCCTTAGCGAAGTCCAGTCGATTCTGATGGACGAACTGGGGCAAGTTCGCTTGGAGGACTTCACCGAAAAGTGA
- the hrpA gene encoding ATP-dependent RNA helicase HrpA, with the protein MNPKPSSPSLTSPPSGATKRSDAKPPGPKLTPALSSDKATAVEIRQAANPKIEYPAELPITAHREDLVRLIRERQVIVVCGETGSGKSTQLPKFCLEAGLGRRGMIGHTQPRRLAARSIATRLAEELETPLGKWVGYQVRFGDHTTPETMIKLMTDGILLAETQSDKRLDAYDVIIIDEAHERSLNIDFLMGYLRQLQSKRPDLKIIITSATIDADRFAEHFGDDDGPAPIVNVEGRGYPVEIKYLPWEDVNRDETRGYDVSRHVIEGIEVASRTGHGDMLVFLPTERDIREVSHRVAGHYKRLGATGRVDLLPLYARLPQSEQQKIFNPSGNKRRIIFATNVAESSLTVPGIRFVIDSGTARISRYSVRSKVQRLPIEPVSKASANQRSGRCGRVGPGVCIRLFSLDDFENREDYTTPEIRRTNLASVILQMKTLRLGRLEAFPLLDPPRPEAIREGLRTLTELGAIDDRHDVTEIGWKLGRMPVDPRVGRIILAAHENGVLAEVLPIAAAMELPDPRDRPPEKQQAADEAHAKFADGRSDFLSYLRLWRYYESAREEHSKNKLIRVLRQQFLSPTRMREWSDVYRQLREMATQALSDKGKPKAHVGKMRFVDDETKLVAEDHYAAIHQSLLAGLLSGVALAGDKNEYTGAGGLKLFLWPGSGVFAAKPKWIVAGELVETAKAFARTVAQIQPGWIELAGAHMLKRSHHDPHWSEKSGAAFCYQNQTLFGLPVVTRRRVPLSPIDPATARDLLIDHGLAEGQLRTNAKFVRHNETLRESIAGLAAKTRSRDMVIDEYVVAAFYQSRLPADICDRGRLEKFDRSIETPDWTKSIRDSAGVSQWLAEPPPESDEPSLYMRPDDLIATETKTITRDAFPDELEVGSSRLPLDYRFEPGSDRDGVNVKIHQAALSQISDDRLGWLVPGLLRPKIVAMIKSLPKRIRRNLVPAADVAEKIANELADDYGKVPFMPAVCAAMSRHAEVPVSPFDFQDEKLDPHLQFLVTVVDDEGNSIAEGRQIAPLVAKVGAGPANLPESTAKIDDVWSRDKSTTFDIDQLPREVVRVRGGVRVAQYPGLIDEGAFVKTTLFADATSAESSIRNGCVRLFAIAEKKELRSQVRHLPRMDQAKIKLSGVVSAGDMEEAMTDLMARIAFVENQPAIRSAAEFESRRTERARRIAEAAQEVASWVGHLADAYFDARKEIESVGKSGSGSPAVGDVKLQLQWLVHDGFMRRTPWAWLKHYPRYFKAIAYRLDKMKSGSAGRDDESRKLVQSLWQRWLSTQTTYEPVDHVESEFRWMVEELRVSLFAQPLGTAVKVSPTRCEKLLS; encoded by the coding sequence ATGAATCCAAAACCGAGTTCACCATCGCTGACGTCGCCGCCCAGTGGAGCAACGAAACGATCTGATGCCAAACCGCCCGGGCCGAAATTGACTCCCGCGTTATCGTCAGACAAGGCGACGGCGGTGGAGATTCGGCAGGCAGCAAATCCCAAGATCGAATACCCGGCCGAACTGCCCATCACAGCGCATCGTGAAGACCTTGTGCGACTGATTCGCGAGCGACAGGTCATCGTTGTCTGCGGCGAAACGGGCAGCGGCAAGAGCACGCAGTTGCCAAAGTTTTGCCTCGAAGCCGGGCTCGGTCGCAGGGGTATGATCGGCCACACCCAGCCCCGACGTCTGGCCGCGCGCAGCATCGCGACTCGCTTGGCCGAAGAACTTGAAACGCCACTTGGCAAGTGGGTCGGATACCAAGTTCGGTTCGGTGATCATACGACGCCTGAAACGATGATCAAGTTGATGACCGACGGCATCCTGCTTGCCGAAACACAGTCGGACAAGCGACTGGATGCCTACGACGTCATCATCATCGATGAAGCTCACGAACGGTCGTTGAACATCGACTTCTTGATGGGTTATCTGCGGCAACTTCAATCGAAACGTCCGGACCTGAAGATCATCATCACTTCGGCAACGATCGACGCGGATCGATTTGCCGAACACTTTGGCGATGACGACGGCCCTGCGCCGATCGTCAATGTCGAAGGCCGCGGGTATCCGGTCGAGATCAAGTACCTGCCATGGGAAGACGTTAACCGTGACGAGACTCGCGGCTACGACGTTTCGCGGCACGTCATCGAAGGCATCGAAGTTGCCAGCCGTACCGGTCACGGCGACATGCTGGTTTTCTTGCCAACCGAACGTGATATCCGTGAAGTTTCGCACCGGGTTGCGGGGCACTACAAGCGATTGGGCGCGACCGGACGCGTGGATCTGTTGCCGCTCTACGCGAGGTTGCCGCAATCGGAACAGCAAAAAATCTTTAACCCGTCGGGCAACAAACGCCGCATCATCTTCGCGACGAACGTTGCGGAAAGTTCTTTGACCGTGCCTGGGATTCGGTTTGTGATTGATTCGGGAACTGCGCGGATTAGCCGCTACAGCGTCCGCAGCAAAGTCCAGCGTTTGCCGATCGAACCGGTCAGCAAGGCGAGTGCGAACCAGCGATCCGGGCGGTGTGGTCGTGTTGGCCCCGGCGTCTGCATCCGTCTGTTTTCGCTTGATGATTTTGAAAATCGCGAAGACTACACGACGCCCGAAATTCGCCGCACCAATTTGGCGTCCGTTATTCTGCAGATGAAAACGTTGCGACTGGGACGGCTCGAGGCGTTCCCGTTGCTCGACCCGCCGCGGCCCGAGGCGATCCGCGAAGGCTTGCGAACGCTGACGGAACTTGGTGCGATTGACGATCGGCATGACGTCACCGAGATCGGTTGGAAGCTCGGTCGAATGCCCGTTGACCCGCGAGTCGGACGGATCATCTTGGCCGCGCACGAAAACGGAGTCCTGGCAGAAGTCTTGCCGATCGCGGCGGCAATGGAGCTGCCCGATCCTCGCGATCGCCCGCCCGAAAAACAACAAGCAGCCGACGAAGCTCACGCGAAATTCGCGGATGGACGCAGTGACTTTCTGTCGTACTTGCGACTGTGGCGGTACTACGAATCGGCACGCGAAGAACACAGCAAGAATAAGCTGATCCGTGTGCTGCGGCAACAGTTTTTGTCGCCGACACGCATGCGTGAATGGTCCGATGTCTATCGCCAACTTCGCGAGATGGCAACGCAGGCCCTTTCGGACAAAGGCAAACCGAAAGCTCATGTGGGCAAGATGCGTTTCGTCGATGACGAAACCAAACTGGTCGCCGAAGACCACTACGCGGCAATCCATCAATCGCTGTTGGCGGGACTGCTGTCGGGCGTTGCCTTGGCAGGCGACAAGAACGAGTACACCGGCGCCGGTGGGTTGAAGTTGTTCTTGTGGCCGGGCAGTGGTGTGTTTGCAGCAAAGCCAAAATGGATCGTCGCGGGCGAGTTGGTTGAAACGGCGAAAGCCTTTGCGCGAACGGTGGCGCAGATTCAACCCGGATGGATCGAGTTAGCCGGCGCTCACATGCTGAAGCGGTCGCATCATGATCCGCACTGGAGCGAGAAGTCGGGGGCAGCGTTCTGTTACCAGAATCAAACGTTGTTTGGACTGCCTGTCGTTACTCGCCGTCGAGTGCCGTTGTCACCGATCGATCCTGCGACCGCGCGCGACTTGTTGATCGACCACGGGTTGGCCGAAGGCCAATTGCGTACCAACGCCAAGTTCGTCCGTCATAACGAAACGCTGCGCGAATCGATTGCCGGGCTCGCCGCCAAAACGCGCAGTCGTGACATGGTGATCGACGAGTATGTGGTGGCCGCGTTTTACCAGTCGCGTTTGCCCGCGGATATTTGCGACCGTGGCCGGCTTGAAAAGTTTGATCGTTCGATCGAGACACCGGATTGGACCAAATCGATTCGTGATTCGGCAGGCGTGTCGCAGTGGTTGGCCGAGCCACCCCCGGAGTCCGACGAACCGTCGTTGTATATGCGGCCAGATGACTTGATTGCAACGGAAACGAAGACGATTACCCGCGACGCGTTTCCGGATGAATTAGAAGTCGGCAGTTCACGATTGCCGCTGGACTATCGGTTTGAACCGGGATCGGACCGTGACGGCGTCAACGTCAAGATTCATCAAGCAGCGCTGTCTCAAATTAGTGACGACCGGCTTGGATGGCTGGTACCGGGACTGCTGCGACCCAAGATCGTTGCGATGATCAAGTCGCTGCCCAAGCGGATTCGTCGCAATTTGGTGCCCGCGGCCGATGTGGCTGAAAAGATCGCAAATGAATTGGCTGACGACTACGGAAAGGTCCCCTTCATGCCGGCCGTTTGTGCGGCAATGTCCCGTCACGCCGAAGTCCCGGTGTCCCCATTCGATTTTCAAGACGAAAAACTCGATCCCCATTTGCAGTTCTTGGTCACAGTTGTTGACGATGAAGGAAACTCGATTGCCGAAGGCCGACAGATCGCGCCGTTAGTCGCCAAAGTCGGCGCGGGGCCAGCAAACCTGCCTGAGTCGACCGCTAAAATCGACGACGTTTGGTCACGCGACAAATCGACGACATTTGATATCGATCAACTACCTCGGGAAGTCGTTCGTGTTCGTGGCGGTGTGCGGGTGGCACAGTACCCTGGGCTGATCGACGAGGGAGCGTTTGTGAAAACGACATTGTTTGCTGATGCGACTTCGGCCGAGTCGTCGATCCGCAACGGTTGTGTGCGTTTGTTTGCGATCGCCGAAAAGAAAGAACTTCGATCGCAAGTGCGACACTTGCCACGAATGGACCAAGCAAAAATCAAGCTCTCGGGTGTCGTCTCGGCTGGCGACATGGAAGAAGCAATGACAGACTTGATGGCGCGGATTGCGTTTGTCGAAAATCAACCCGCGATTCGATCGGCGGCCGAGTTTGAATCGCGTCGAACGGAACGAGCTCGCCGGATTGCCGAAGCGGCACAAGAAGTTGCCAGTTGGGTAGGGCATCTTGCCGACGCTTACTTTGATGCTCGAAAGGAAATTGAATCGGTTGGCAAGAGCGGAAGTGGTTCGCCGGCCGTGGGTGACGTAAAGCTGCAGTTGCAGTGGTTGGTGCATGATGGCTTTATGCGTCGTACGCCATGGGCTTGGCTAAAGCACTATCCTCGCTATTTCAAAGCGATCGCGTATCGGCTGGATAAAATGAAGAGCGGTAGCGCTGGGCGAGATGACGAATCTCGTAAGCTGGTTCAAAGTCTGTGGCAACGTTGGCTTTCGACGCAAACGACCTATGAACCAGTCGATCATGTCGAAAGTGAGTTTCGCTGGATGGTCGAAGAATTGCGTGTCAGCCTGTTTGCCCAGCCGCTCGGTACCGCCGTCAAGGTTTCACCAACACGATGCGAAAAATTGTTGAGCTGA